A single genomic interval of Theropithecus gelada isolate Dixy chromosome 16, Tgel_1.0, whole genome shotgun sequence harbors:
- the PGAP3 gene encoding post-GPI attachment to proteins factor 3 isoform X6 — translation MAGRAARLVLLAGAAALASGSQGDREPVYRDCVLQCEEQNCSGGALNHFRSRQPIYMSLAGWTCRDDCKYECMWVTVGLYLQEGHKVPQFHGKWPFSRFLFFQEPASAVASFLNGLASLVMLCRYRTFVPASSPMYHTCVAFAWLSGR, via the exons ATGGCCGGTCGGGCGGCGCGGTTGGTCCTGCTAGCTGGGGCCGCGGCGCTGGCGAGCGGCTCCCAGGGCGACCGTGAGCCGGTGTACCGCGATTGCGTACTGCAGTGCGAAGAGCAGAACTGCTCTGGGGGCGCTCTGAATCACTTCCGCTCCCGCCAGCCAATCTACATGAGTCTAGCAG GCTGGACCTGTCGGGACGACTGTAAGTATGAGTGTATGTGGGTCACCGTTGGTCTCTACCTCCAGGAAGGTCACAAAGTGCCTCAGTTCCATGGCAAG TGGCCCTTCTCCCGGTTCCTGTTCTTTCAAGAACCGGCATCTGCCGTGGCCTCTTTTCTCAATGGCCTAGCCAGCCTGGTGATGCTCTGCCGCTACCGCACCTTCGTGCCAGCCTCCTCCCCCATGTACCACACCTGTGTGGCCTTCGCCTGG